From Salvelinus fontinalis isolate EN_2023a chromosome 30, ASM2944872v1, whole genome shotgun sequence, one genomic window encodes:
- the zbtb18 gene encoding zinc finger and BTB domain-containing protein 18 isoform X1, whose amino-acid sequence MWNGHRSQSRATPLPNIIWKHLGYEDSMEFPDHSRHLLQCLSEQRHQGFLCDSTVLVGDAQFRAHRAVLASCSMYFHLFYKDQLDKRDIVHLNSDIVTAPAFALLLEFMYEGKLQFKALPVEDVLAAASFLHMYDIVKVCKKKLKYKATAEADSTKKEEDASSCSDKVESFSEGSTGHPATADLLPSDDEDLEAKQDPSNLWMRLPSDRPGTPANATSPREADAHVSPPKLQSPAGSPSSSTGSLSRRSLGSRGSRSSRSSRRVSADADCVLDLSVKSSLTGPSESLSNNPYFCGRVTPDSLQSTLVQVKQEKNTGSDDEGLVSGDYEMDHSGPKATPPRTNGGLNHHGLGSHAHRRLGLEAHLSALRDASLASELERDDKVSDDDMLGGESERAQVEAASIDSALLPYVSNMLNAPHTQIFMCPLCNKVFPSPHILQIHLSTHFREQEGVRAKPASDVNVPTCSICGKTFSCMYTLKRHERTHSGEKPYTCTTCGKSFQYSHNLSRHAVVHTREKPHACKWCERRFTQSGDLYRHIRKFHCELVNSLSVKSEGLNLPNLHRDWAIEDSSQELWK is encoded by the exons ATGTGGAACGGCCATAGATCGCAGTCTAGAGCAACACCTCTCCCAAATATCATCTGGAAACATTTAG GTTATGAAGACAGCATGGAGTTCCCAGACCACAGCAGACATTTGCTACAGTGTCTGAGTGAGCAGAGGCATCAGGGTTTCCTTTGTGATTCCACTGTGCTGGTCGGCGATGCCCAGTTCCGAGCCCATCGAGCAGTGCTGGCTTCATGCAGCATGTACTTCCATCTCTTTTACAAGGACCAGCTGGACAAAAGGGACATTGTTCATCTGAACAGCGACATTGTTACAGCCCCGGCGTTCGCTCTCCTGCTAGAGTTCATGTACGAGGGGAAGCTCCAGTTCAAAGCCCTGCCCGTGGAGGACGTGCTGGCTGCAGCCAGTTTCCTACATATGTACGACATAGTCAAGGTCTGCAAGAAGAAGCTGAAGTACAAAGCCACTGCGGAGGCAGACAGCACCAAGAAGGAGGAAGACGCCTCCAGCTGCTCTGACAAAGTAGAGAGCTTCTCTGAGGGCAGCACGGGCCACCCGGCAACGGCCGACCTACTGCCCAGTGACGATGAGGACCTGGAGGCCAAGCAGGACCCCAGCAACCTGTGGATGAGGCTACCCTCTGACCGCCCGGGCACCCCGGCCAACGCCACCAGCCCAAGGGAGGCTGACGCCCATGTCAGTCCCCCCAAACTGCAGTCCCCTGCCGGCAGCCCTAGCAGCTCTACTGGCTCCCTGTCCCGGAGGTCCCTGGGCTCCCGTGGCTCCCGAAGCTCCCGTAGCTCTCGCAGAGTGTCAGCGGATGCAGACTGTGTCCTGGACTTGTCTGTGAAGTCCAGCCTGACGGGGCCCAGCGAGTCCTTGTCCAACAACCCCTATTTCTGTGGCCGGGTGACGCCCGACAGCCTGCAGAGCACCCTCGTCCAGGTGAAGCAGGAGAAGAACACAGGCTCAGATGATGAGGGCCTGGTGAGTGGCGACTATGAGATGGACCACAGCGGGCCCAAAGCAACCCCTCCCAGAACCAATGGAGGACTGAACCACCACGGGCTCGGCAGCCATGCTCACAGACGCCTGGGCCTGGAGGCCCACCTCTCGGCCCTACGTGATGCCTCCCTGGCCAGCGAGCTGGAGCGTGATGACAAGGTCAGCGACGATGACATgctggggggagagagtgagCGGGCCCAGGTCGAGGCGGCCAGCATCGACAGCGCCCTGCTGCCCTACGTGTCCAACATGCTGAACGCTCCTCACACTCAGATCTTCATGTGCCCCCTGTGCAACAAGGTGTTTCCCAGTCCGCACATCCTCCAGATTCACCTCAGCACACATTTTCGCGAGCAGGAGGGTGTGCGCGCCAAGCCCGCCAGCGATGTCAATGTGCCCACCTGCTCCATCTGCGGCAAGACGTTCTCCTGCATGTACACCCTGAAGCGCCACGAGCGGACTCACTCCGGGGAGAAGCCGTACACGTGCACCACGTGCGGTAAGAGCTTCCAGTACTCCCACAACCTGAGCCGGCACGCTGTGGTGCACACCCGAGAGAAGCCGCACGCCTGCAAGTGGTGCGAGCGGCGCTTCACCCAGTCTGGGGACCTGTACCGCCACATCCGCAAGTTCCACTGCGAACTGGTCAACTCGCTCTCTGTCAAGAGTGAAGGCCTCAACCTGCCCAACCTCCACAGGGACTGGGCCATAGAGGATAGTTCTCAAGAACTGTGGAAGTGA
- the zbtb18 gene encoding zinc finger and BTB domain-containing protein 18 isoform X2 — protein MFRLMYYFRQEKATWLTGYEDSMEFPDHSRHLLQCLSEQRHQGFLCDSTVLVGDAQFRAHRAVLASCSMYFHLFYKDQLDKRDIVHLNSDIVTAPAFALLLEFMYEGKLQFKALPVEDVLAAASFLHMYDIVKVCKKKLKYKATAEADSTKKEEDASSCSDKVESFSEGSTGHPATADLLPSDDEDLEAKQDPSNLWMRLPSDRPGTPANATSPREADAHVSPPKLQSPAGSPSSSTGSLSRRSLGSRGSRSSRSSRRVSADADCVLDLSVKSSLTGPSESLSNNPYFCGRVTPDSLQSTLVQVKQEKNTGSDDEGLVSGDYEMDHSGPKATPPRTNGGLNHHGLGSHAHRRLGLEAHLSALRDASLASELERDDKVSDDDMLGGESERAQVEAASIDSALLPYVSNMLNAPHTQIFMCPLCNKVFPSPHILQIHLSTHFREQEGVRAKPASDVNVPTCSICGKTFSCMYTLKRHERTHSGEKPYTCTTCGKSFQYSHNLSRHAVVHTREKPHACKWCERRFTQSGDLYRHIRKFHCELVNSLSVKSEGLNLPNLHRDWAIEDSSQELWK, from the exons ATGTTCAGGCTCATGTATTATTTCAGACAAGAAAAAGCTACTTGGTTAACAG GTTATGAAGACAGCATGGAGTTCCCAGACCACAGCAGACATTTGCTACAGTGTCTGAGTGAGCAGAGGCATCAGGGTTTCCTTTGTGATTCCACTGTGCTGGTCGGCGATGCCCAGTTCCGAGCCCATCGAGCAGTGCTGGCTTCATGCAGCATGTACTTCCATCTCTTTTACAAGGACCAGCTGGACAAAAGGGACATTGTTCATCTGAACAGCGACATTGTTACAGCCCCGGCGTTCGCTCTCCTGCTAGAGTTCATGTACGAGGGGAAGCTCCAGTTCAAAGCCCTGCCCGTGGAGGACGTGCTGGCTGCAGCCAGTTTCCTACATATGTACGACATAGTCAAGGTCTGCAAGAAGAAGCTGAAGTACAAAGCCACTGCGGAGGCAGACAGCACCAAGAAGGAGGAAGACGCCTCCAGCTGCTCTGACAAAGTAGAGAGCTTCTCTGAGGGCAGCACGGGCCACCCGGCAACGGCCGACCTACTGCCCAGTGACGATGAGGACCTGGAGGCCAAGCAGGACCCCAGCAACCTGTGGATGAGGCTACCCTCTGACCGCCCGGGCACCCCGGCCAACGCCACCAGCCCAAGGGAGGCTGACGCCCATGTCAGTCCCCCCAAACTGCAGTCCCCTGCCGGCAGCCCTAGCAGCTCTACTGGCTCCCTGTCCCGGAGGTCCCTGGGCTCCCGTGGCTCCCGAAGCTCCCGTAGCTCTCGCAGAGTGTCAGCGGATGCAGACTGTGTCCTGGACTTGTCTGTGAAGTCCAGCCTGACGGGGCCCAGCGAGTCCTTGTCCAACAACCCCTATTTCTGTGGCCGGGTGACGCCCGACAGCCTGCAGAGCACCCTCGTCCAGGTGAAGCAGGAGAAGAACACAGGCTCAGATGATGAGGGCCTGGTGAGTGGCGACTATGAGATGGACCACAGCGGGCCCAAAGCAACCCCTCCCAGAACCAATGGAGGACTGAACCACCACGGGCTCGGCAGCCATGCTCACAGACGCCTGGGCCTGGAGGCCCACCTCTCGGCCCTACGTGATGCCTCCCTGGCCAGCGAGCTGGAGCGTGATGACAAGGTCAGCGACGATGACATgctggggggagagagtgagCGGGCCCAGGTCGAGGCGGCCAGCATCGACAGCGCCCTGCTGCCCTACGTGTCCAACATGCTGAACGCTCCTCACACTCAGATCTTCATGTGCCCCCTGTGCAACAAGGTGTTTCCCAGTCCGCACATCCTCCAGATTCACCTCAGCACACATTTTCGCGAGCAGGAGGGTGTGCGCGCCAAGCCCGCCAGCGATGTCAATGTGCCCACCTGCTCCATCTGCGGCAAGACGTTCTCCTGCATGTACACCCTGAAGCGCCACGAGCGGACTCACTCCGGGGAGAAGCCGTACACGTGCACCACGTGCGGTAAGAGCTTCCAGTACTCCCACAACCTGAGCCGGCACGCTGTGGTGCACACCCGAGAGAAGCCGCACGCCTGCAAGTGGTGCGAGCGGCGCTTCACCCAGTCTGGGGACCTGTACCGCCACATCCGCAAGTTCCACTGCGAACTGGTCAACTCGCTCTCTGTCAAGAGTGAAGGCCTCAACCTGCCCAACCTCCACAGGGACTGGGCCATAGAGGATAGTTCTCAAGAACTGTGGAAGTGA
- the zbtb18 gene encoding zinc finger and BTB domain-containing protein 18 isoform X3, which produces MHTAGYEDSMEFPDHSRHLLQCLSEQRHQGFLCDSTVLVGDAQFRAHRAVLASCSMYFHLFYKDQLDKRDIVHLNSDIVTAPAFALLLEFMYEGKLQFKALPVEDVLAAASFLHMYDIVKVCKKKLKYKATAEADSTKKEEDASSCSDKVESFSEGSTGHPATADLLPSDDEDLEAKQDPSNLWMRLPSDRPGTPANATSPREADAHVSPPKLQSPAGSPSSSTGSLSRRSLGSRGSRSSRSSRRVSADADCVLDLSVKSSLTGPSESLSNNPYFCGRVTPDSLQSTLVQVKQEKNTGSDDEGLVSGDYEMDHSGPKATPPRTNGGLNHHGLGSHAHRRLGLEAHLSALRDASLASELERDDKVSDDDMLGGESERAQVEAASIDSALLPYVSNMLNAPHTQIFMCPLCNKVFPSPHILQIHLSTHFREQEGVRAKPASDVNVPTCSICGKTFSCMYTLKRHERTHSGEKPYTCTTCGKSFQYSHNLSRHAVVHTREKPHACKWCERRFTQSGDLYRHIRKFHCELVNSLSVKSEGLNLPNLHRDWAIEDSSQELWK; this is translated from the exons ATGCATACTGCAG GTTATGAAGACAGCATGGAGTTCCCAGACCACAGCAGACATTTGCTACAGTGTCTGAGTGAGCAGAGGCATCAGGGTTTCCTTTGTGATTCCACTGTGCTGGTCGGCGATGCCCAGTTCCGAGCCCATCGAGCAGTGCTGGCTTCATGCAGCATGTACTTCCATCTCTTTTACAAGGACCAGCTGGACAAAAGGGACATTGTTCATCTGAACAGCGACATTGTTACAGCCCCGGCGTTCGCTCTCCTGCTAGAGTTCATGTACGAGGGGAAGCTCCAGTTCAAAGCCCTGCCCGTGGAGGACGTGCTGGCTGCAGCCAGTTTCCTACATATGTACGACATAGTCAAGGTCTGCAAGAAGAAGCTGAAGTACAAAGCCACTGCGGAGGCAGACAGCACCAAGAAGGAGGAAGACGCCTCCAGCTGCTCTGACAAAGTAGAGAGCTTCTCTGAGGGCAGCACGGGCCACCCGGCAACGGCCGACCTACTGCCCAGTGACGATGAGGACCTGGAGGCCAAGCAGGACCCCAGCAACCTGTGGATGAGGCTACCCTCTGACCGCCCGGGCACCCCGGCCAACGCCACCAGCCCAAGGGAGGCTGACGCCCATGTCAGTCCCCCCAAACTGCAGTCCCCTGCCGGCAGCCCTAGCAGCTCTACTGGCTCCCTGTCCCGGAGGTCCCTGGGCTCCCGTGGCTCCCGAAGCTCCCGTAGCTCTCGCAGAGTGTCAGCGGATGCAGACTGTGTCCTGGACTTGTCTGTGAAGTCCAGCCTGACGGGGCCCAGCGAGTCCTTGTCCAACAACCCCTATTTCTGTGGCCGGGTGACGCCCGACAGCCTGCAGAGCACCCTCGTCCAGGTGAAGCAGGAGAAGAACACAGGCTCAGATGATGAGGGCCTGGTGAGTGGCGACTATGAGATGGACCACAGCGGGCCCAAAGCAACCCCTCCCAGAACCAATGGAGGACTGAACCACCACGGGCTCGGCAGCCATGCTCACAGACGCCTGGGCCTGGAGGCCCACCTCTCGGCCCTACGTGATGCCTCCCTGGCCAGCGAGCTGGAGCGTGATGACAAGGTCAGCGACGATGACATgctggggggagagagtgagCGGGCCCAGGTCGAGGCGGCCAGCATCGACAGCGCCCTGCTGCCCTACGTGTCCAACATGCTGAACGCTCCTCACACTCAGATCTTCATGTGCCCCCTGTGCAACAAGGTGTTTCCCAGTCCGCACATCCTCCAGATTCACCTCAGCACACATTTTCGCGAGCAGGAGGGTGTGCGCGCCAAGCCCGCCAGCGATGTCAATGTGCCCACCTGCTCCATCTGCGGCAAGACGTTCTCCTGCATGTACACCCTGAAGCGCCACGAGCGGACTCACTCCGGGGAGAAGCCGTACACGTGCACCACGTGCGGTAAGAGCTTCCAGTACTCCCACAACCTGAGCCGGCACGCTGTGGTGCACACCCGAGAGAAGCCGCACGCCTGCAAGTGGTGCGAGCGGCGCTTCACCCAGTCTGGGGACCTGTACCGCCACATCCGCAAGTTCCACTGCGAACTGGTCAACTCGCTCTCTGTCAAGAGTGAAGGCCTCAACCTGCCCAACCTCCACAGGGACTGGGCCATAGAGGATAGTTCTCAAGAACTGTGGAAGTGA
- the zbtb18 gene encoding zinc finger and BTB domain-containing protein 18 isoform X4, with product MEFPDHSRHLLQCLSEQRHQGFLCDSTVLVGDAQFRAHRAVLASCSMYFHLFYKDQLDKRDIVHLNSDIVTAPAFALLLEFMYEGKLQFKALPVEDVLAAASFLHMYDIVKVCKKKLKYKATAEADSTKKEEDASSCSDKVESFSEGSTGHPATADLLPSDDEDLEAKQDPSNLWMRLPSDRPGTPANATSPREADAHVSPPKLQSPAGSPSSSTGSLSRRSLGSRGSRSSRSSRRVSADADCVLDLSVKSSLTGPSESLSNNPYFCGRVTPDSLQSTLVQVKQEKNTGSDDEGLVSGDYEMDHSGPKATPPRTNGGLNHHGLGSHAHRRLGLEAHLSALRDASLASELERDDKVSDDDMLGGESERAQVEAASIDSALLPYVSNMLNAPHTQIFMCPLCNKVFPSPHILQIHLSTHFREQEGVRAKPASDVNVPTCSICGKTFSCMYTLKRHERTHSGEKPYTCTTCGKSFQYSHNLSRHAVVHTREKPHACKWCERRFTQSGDLYRHIRKFHCELVNSLSVKSEGLNLPNLHRDWAIEDSSQELWK from the coding sequence ATGGAGTTCCCAGACCACAGCAGACATTTGCTACAGTGTCTGAGTGAGCAGAGGCATCAGGGTTTCCTTTGTGATTCCACTGTGCTGGTCGGCGATGCCCAGTTCCGAGCCCATCGAGCAGTGCTGGCTTCATGCAGCATGTACTTCCATCTCTTTTACAAGGACCAGCTGGACAAAAGGGACATTGTTCATCTGAACAGCGACATTGTTACAGCCCCGGCGTTCGCTCTCCTGCTAGAGTTCATGTACGAGGGGAAGCTCCAGTTCAAAGCCCTGCCCGTGGAGGACGTGCTGGCTGCAGCCAGTTTCCTACATATGTACGACATAGTCAAGGTCTGCAAGAAGAAGCTGAAGTACAAAGCCACTGCGGAGGCAGACAGCACCAAGAAGGAGGAAGACGCCTCCAGCTGCTCTGACAAAGTAGAGAGCTTCTCTGAGGGCAGCACGGGCCACCCGGCAACGGCCGACCTACTGCCCAGTGACGATGAGGACCTGGAGGCCAAGCAGGACCCCAGCAACCTGTGGATGAGGCTACCCTCTGACCGCCCGGGCACCCCGGCCAACGCCACCAGCCCAAGGGAGGCTGACGCCCATGTCAGTCCCCCCAAACTGCAGTCCCCTGCCGGCAGCCCTAGCAGCTCTACTGGCTCCCTGTCCCGGAGGTCCCTGGGCTCCCGTGGCTCCCGAAGCTCCCGTAGCTCTCGCAGAGTGTCAGCGGATGCAGACTGTGTCCTGGACTTGTCTGTGAAGTCCAGCCTGACGGGGCCCAGCGAGTCCTTGTCCAACAACCCCTATTTCTGTGGCCGGGTGACGCCCGACAGCCTGCAGAGCACCCTCGTCCAGGTGAAGCAGGAGAAGAACACAGGCTCAGATGATGAGGGCCTGGTGAGTGGCGACTATGAGATGGACCACAGCGGGCCCAAAGCAACCCCTCCCAGAACCAATGGAGGACTGAACCACCACGGGCTCGGCAGCCATGCTCACAGACGCCTGGGCCTGGAGGCCCACCTCTCGGCCCTACGTGATGCCTCCCTGGCCAGCGAGCTGGAGCGTGATGACAAGGTCAGCGACGATGACATgctggggggagagagtgagCGGGCCCAGGTCGAGGCGGCCAGCATCGACAGCGCCCTGCTGCCCTACGTGTCCAACATGCTGAACGCTCCTCACACTCAGATCTTCATGTGCCCCCTGTGCAACAAGGTGTTTCCCAGTCCGCACATCCTCCAGATTCACCTCAGCACACATTTTCGCGAGCAGGAGGGTGTGCGCGCCAAGCCCGCCAGCGATGTCAATGTGCCCACCTGCTCCATCTGCGGCAAGACGTTCTCCTGCATGTACACCCTGAAGCGCCACGAGCGGACTCACTCCGGGGAGAAGCCGTACACGTGCACCACGTGCGGTAAGAGCTTCCAGTACTCCCACAACCTGAGCCGGCACGCTGTGGTGCACACCCGAGAGAAGCCGCACGCCTGCAAGTGGTGCGAGCGGCGCTTCACCCAGTCTGGGGACCTGTACCGCCACATCCGCAAGTTCCACTGCGAACTGGTCAACTCGCTCTCTGTCAAGAGTGAAGGCCTCAACCTGCCCAACCTCCACAGGGACTGGGCCATAGAGGATAGTTCTCAAGAACTGTGGAAGTGA